From Lagenorhynchus albirostris chromosome 10, mLagAlb1.1, whole genome shotgun sequence, the proteins below share one genomic window:
- the RXRB gene encoding retinoic acid receptor RXR-beta isoform X1 has protein sequence MSWAARPPFLPQRHAAGQCGPVGVRKEMHCGVASRWRRRRPWLDPAAAAAAAAVAAGEQQTPEPEPGEAGRDGMGDSGRDSRSPDSSSPNPLPQGAAPPSPPGPPLPPSAAASLGGSGAPPPPPMPPPPLGSPFPVISSSMGSPGLPPPAPPGFSGPVSSPQINSTVSLPGGGSGPPEDVKPPVLGVRGLHCPPPPGGPGAGKRLCAICGDRSSGKHYGVYSCEGCKGFFKRTIRKDLTYSCRDNKDCTVDKRQRNRCQYCRYQKCLATGMKREAVQEERQRGKDKDGDGEGAGGAPEEMPVDRILEAELAVEQKSDQGVEGPGGTAGSGSSPNDPVTNICQAADKQLFTLVEWAKRIPHFSSLPLDDQVILLRAGWNELLIASFSHRSIDVRDGILLATGLHVHRNSAHSAGVGAIFDRSLSRVLTELVSKMRDMRMDKTELGCLRAIILFNPDAKGLSNPSEVEVLREKVYASLETYCKQKYPEQQGRFAKLLLRLPALRSIGLKCLEHLFFFKLIGDTPIDTFLMEMLEAPHQLA, from the exons ATGTCTTGGGCTGCTCGCCCGCCCTTCCTCCCCCAGCGGCATGCCGCAGGGCAGTGTGGGCCGGTGGGGGTGCGAAAAGAAATGCATTGTGGGGTCGCGTCCCGGTGGCGGCGGCGACGGCCCTGGCTGGATCCcgcagcagcagcggcggcggcggcggtggcagcCGGAGAACAACAAACCCCGGAGCCGGAGCCGGGGGAGGCTGGACGGGACGGGATGGGCGACAGCGGGCGGG ACTCCCGAAGCCCAGACAGTTCCTCTCCAAATCCCCTTCCCCAGGGGGCCGCTCCCCCTTCTCCTCCGGGGCCCCCCTTACCCCCTTCAGCAGCTGCATCCCTTGGAGGCTCTGgggctccacccccacccccgatgCCACCCCCGCCACTGGGCTCCCCCTTCCCGGTCATCAGCTCTTCCATGGGGTCCCCTGGTCTGCCCCCTCCAGCTCCCCCAGGATTCTCCGGGCCTGTCAGCAGTCCCCAG ATTAACTCAACAGTGTCGCTCCCTGGGGGTGGGTCTGGCCCCCCTGAAGATGTGAAGCCACCAGTCTTAGGGGTCCGGGGCCTGCACTGTCCACCCCCTCCAGGTGGCCCTGGGGCTGGCAAACGGCTATGTGCAATCTGCGGGGACCGAAGCTCAG GCAAACACTACGGGGTTTACAGCTGTGAGGGCTGCAAAGGCTTCTTCAAGCGCACCATCCGTAAGGACCTGACCTACTCGTGCCGGGACAACAAGGACTGCACGGTGGACAAGCGCCAGCGGAACCGCTGTCAGTACTGCCGCTATCAGAAGTGCCTGGCCACCGGCATGAAGAGGGAGG cGGTTCAGGAGGAGCGTCAGCGGGGGAAGGACAaggatggggatggggagggggctgggggagccccCGAGGAGATGCCCGTGGACAGGATCCTGGAGGCAGAGCTTGCTGTGGAGCAGAAGAGTGACCAGGGCGTTGAGGGTCCTGGGGGAACGGCGGGTAGCGGCAGCAGC ccAAACGATCCTGTGACTAACATCTGCCAGGCAGCTGACAAACAGCTCTTCACACTTGTTGAGTGGGCAAAGAGGATCCCACACTTTTCCTCCTTGCCTCTGGATGACCAGGTCATACTGCTACGGGCAG gctggaATGAGCTCCTCATTGCCTCCTTCTCTCACCGATCCATCGATGTCCGAGACGGCATCCTCCTCGCCACAGGTCTTCACGTGCACCGCAACTCAGCCCATTCCGCAGGCGTGGGAGCCATCTTTGATCG GTCCCTCTCCAGGGTGCTGACAGAGCTAGTGTCCAAAATGCGTGACATGAGGATGGACAAGACAGAACTTGGCTGCCTGAGGGCAATCATTCTGTTCAATCCAG ATGCCAAGGGCCTCTCCAACCCCAGTGAGGTAGAGGTCCTGCGGGAGAAAGTGTACGCATCCCTGGAGACCTATTGCAAACAGAAGTACCCTGAGCAGCAGGGCCG GTTTGCCAAGCTGCTCTTGCGTCTTCCTGCTCTCAGGTCCATAGGCCTTAAGTGTCTAGAGCATCTGTTTTTCTTCAAGCTCATTGGCGACACCCCCATCGACACCTTCCTCATGGAGATGCTTGAGGCTCCCCACCAGCTGGCCTGA
- the RXRB gene encoding retinoic acid receptor RXR-beta isoform X2, with translation MSWAARPPFLPQRHAAGQCGPVGVRKEMHCGVASRWRRRRPWLDPAAAAAAAAVAAGEQQTPEPEPGEAGRDGMGDSGRDSRSPDSSSPNPLPQGAAPPSPPGPPLPPSAAASLGGSGAPPPPPMPPPPLGSPFPVISSSMGSPGLPPPAPPGFSGPVSSPQINSTVSLPGGGSGPPEDVKPPVLGVRGLHCPPPPGGPGAGKRLCAICGDRSSGKHYGVYSCEGCKGFFKRTIRKDLTYSCRDNKDCTVDKRQRNRCQYCRYQKCLATGMKREAVQEERQRGKDKDGDGEGAGGAPEEMPVDRILEAELAVEQKSDQGVEGPGGTAGSGSSPNDPVTNICQAADKQLFTLVEWAKRIPHFSSLPLDDQVILLRAGWNELLIASFSHRSIDVRDGILLATGLHVHRNSAHSAGVGAIFDRVLTELVSKMRDMRMDKTELGCLRAIILFNPDAKGLSNPSEVEVLREKVYASLETYCKQKYPEQQGRFAKLLLRLPALRSIGLKCLEHLFFFKLIGDTPIDTFLMEMLEAPHQLA, from the exons ATGTCTTGGGCTGCTCGCCCGCCCTTCCTCCCCCAGCGGCATGCCGCAGGGCAGTGTGGGCCGGTGGGGGTGCGAAAAGAAATGCATTGTGGGGTCGCGTCCCGGTGGCGGCGGCGACGGCCCTGGCTGGATCCcgcagcagcagcggcggcggcggcggtggcagcCGGAGAACAACAAACCCCGGAGCCGGAGCCGGGGGAGGCTGGACGGGACGGGATGGGCGACAGCGGGCGGG ACTCCCGAAGCCCAGACAGTTCCTCTCCAAATCCCCTTCCCCAGGGGGCCGCTCCCCCTTCTCCTCCGGGGCCCCCCTTACCCCCTTCAGCAGCTGCATCCCTTGGAGGCTCTGgggctccacccccacccccgatgCCACCCCCGCCACTGGGCTCCCCCTTCCCGGTCATCAGCTCTTCCATGGGGTCCCCTGGTCTGCCCCCTCCAGCTCCCCCAGGATTCTCCGGGCCTGTCAGCAGTCCCCAG ATTAACTCAACAGTGTCGCTCCCTGGGGGTGGGTCTGGCCCCCCTGAAGATGTGAAGCCACCAGTCTTAGGGGTCCGGGGCCTGCACTGTCCACCCCCTCCAGGTGGCCCTGGGGCTGGCAAACGGCTATGTGCAATCTGCGGGGACCGAAGCTCAG GCAAACACTACGGGGTTTACAGCTGTGAGGGCTGCAAAGGCTTCTTCAAGCGCACCATCCGTAAGGACCTGACCTACTCGTGCCGGGACAACAAGGACTGCACGGTGGACAAGCGCCAGCGGAACCGCTGTCAGTACTGCCGCTATCAGAAGTGCCTGGCCACCGGCATGAAGAGGGAGG cGGTTCAGGAGGAGCGTCAGCGGGGGAAGGACAaggatggggatggggagggggctgggggagccccCGAGGAGATGCCCGTGGACAGGATCCTGGAGGCAGAGCTTGCTGTGGAGCAGAAGAGTGACCAGGGCGTTGAGGGTCCTGGGGGAACGGCGGGTAGCGGCAGCAGC ccAAACGATCCTGTGACTAACATCTGCCAGGCAGCTGACAAACAGCTCTTCACACTTGTTGAGTGGGCAAAGAGGATCCCACACTTTTCCTCCTTGCCTCTGGATGACCAGGTCATACTGCTACGGGCAG gctggaATGAGCTCCTCATTGCCTCCTTCTCTCACCGATCCATCGATGTCCGAGACGGCATCCTCCTCGCCACAGGTCTTCACGTGCACCGCAACTCAGCCCATTCCGCAGGCGTGGGAGCCATCTTTGATCG GGTGCTGACAGAGCTAGTGTCCAAAATGCGTGACATGAGGATGGACAAGACAGAACTTGGCTGCCTGAGGGCAATCATTCTGTTCAATCCAG ATGCCAAGGGCCTCTCCAACCCCAGTGAGGTAGAGGTCCTGCGGGAGAAAGTGTACGCATCCCTGGAGACCTATTGCAAACAGAAGTACCCTGAGCAGCAGGGCCG GTTTGCCAAGCTGCTCTTGCGTCTTCCTGCTCTCAGGTCCATAGGCCTTAAGTGTCTAGAGCATCTGTTTTTCTTCAAGCTCATTGGCGACACCCCCATCGACACCTTCCTCATGGAGATGCTTGAGGCTCCCCACCAGCTGGCCTGA
- the RXRB gene encoding retinoic acid receptor RXR-beta isoform X3 — MPQGSVGRWGCEKKCIVGSRPGGGGDGPGWIPQQQRRRRRWQPENNKPRSRSRGRLDGTGWATAGGINSTVSLPGGGSGPPEDVKPPVLGVRGLHCPPPPGGPGAGKRLCAICGDRSSGKHYGVYSCEGCKGFFKRTIRKDLTYSCRDNKDCTVDKRQRNRCQYCRYQKCLATGMKREAVQEERQRGKDKDGDGEGAGGAPEEMPVDRILEAELAVEQKSDQGVEGPGGTAGSGSSPNDPVTNICQAADKQLFTLVEWAKRIPHFSSLPLDDQVILLRAGWNELLIASFSHRSIDVRDGILLATGLHVHRNSAHSAGVGAIFDRVLTELVSKMRDMRMDKTELGCLRAIILFNPDAKGLSNPSEVEVLREKVYASLETYCKQKYPEQQGR, encoded by the exons ATGCCGCAGGGCAGTGTGGGCCGGTGGGGGTGCGAAAAGAAATGCATTGTGGGGTCGCGTCCCGGTGGCGGCGGCGACGGCCCTGGCTGGATCCcgcagcagcagcggcggcggcggcggtggcagcCGGAGAACAACAAACCCCGGAGCCGGAGCCGGGGGAGGCTGGACGGGACGGGATGGGCGACAGCGGGCGGG ATTAACTCAACAGTGTCGCTCCCTGGGGGTGGGTCTGGCCCCCCTGAAGATGTGAAGCCACCAGTCTTAGGGGTCCGGGGCCTGCACTGTCCACCCCCTCCAGGTGGCCCTGGGGCTGGCAAACGGCTATGTGCAATCTGCGGGGACCGAAGCTCAG GCAAACACTACGGGGTTTACAGCTGTGAGGGCTGCAAAGGCTTCTTCAAGCGCACCATCCGTAAGGACCTGACCTACTCGTGCCGGGACAACAAGGACTGCACGGTGGACAAGCGCCAGCGGAACCGCTGTCAGTACTGCCGCTATCAGAAGTGCCTGGCCACCGGCATGAAGAGGGAGG cGGTTCAGGAGGAGCGTCAGCGGGGGAAGGACAaggatggggatggggagggggctgggggagccccCGAGGAGATGCCCGTGGACAGGATCCTGGAGGCAGAGCTTGCTGTGGAGCAGAAGAGTGACCAGGGCGTTGAGGGTCCTGGGGGAACGGCGGGTAGCGGCAGCAGC ccAAACGATCCTGTGACTAACATCTGCCAGGCAGCTGACAAACAGCTCTTCACACTTGTTGAGTGGGCAAAGAGGATCCCACACTTTTCCTCCTTGCCTCTGGATGACCAGGTCATACTGCTACGGGCAG gctggaATGAGCTCCTCATTGCCTCCTTCTCTCACCGATCCATCGATGTCCGAGACGGCATCCTCCTCGCCACAGGTCTTCACGTGCACCGCAACTCAGCCCATTCCGCAGGCGTGGGAGCCATCTTTGATCG GGTGCTGACAGAGCTAGTGTCCAAAATGCGTGACATGAGGATGGACAAGACAGAACTTGGCTGCCTGAGGGCAATCATTCTGTTCAATCCAG ATGCCAAGGGCCTCTCCAACCCCAGTGAGGTAGAGGTCCTGCGGGAGAAAGTGTACGCATCCCTGGAGACCTATTGCAAACAGAAGTACCCTGAGCAGCAGGGCCGGTGA